The DNA segment TACCTTACTTATTAGAACAAATTCGCCTTGTTGACCCGAAAATCATTTTACTCACAGGCGCAACTGCGGTCAAAGGTATCACTGGCGATAAACGGGGAATTACGAAAATTCGCGGTCAGTGGCTGGAATGGGAAGGGCGTTTGTGTATGGCAATTTTTCACCCCTCCTACTTGCTGCGTAATTCTTCTAAAGAAGTCGGTAAACCTAAATGGTTAATGTGGCAAGATATTCAAGCAGTGCGTGCCAAGTTGGATGAAATCACCATGAACTAGGAGAAGTGAAAAATGCCAGACAGAAGAGCGCTTAAAAGAAAAGCTATGGGAAACTATTAGCTCGATGCCTTCTGAACTTCTTTAATGATTGTTTCAACATCTATAACCTGGGCAACTTTTCCATAAATAGCCACAATTACTTCAGTAACACTGCTGACGGGGCGACAAACCAAGCTGAAAACAAGACTGTGCAAAGAATATAACGATTTATGGTAAAAAAAGATAGGTCAATTATTGTCAATAAGACCTATCTAATGAAAATGATACCTTCATTTTATCAAAAGCACTTAAAAAGTCAATTGAGTCTATCAGAATACCTGTTTATCCAAATTTTGGTGAACATCCTACAGTCAATTAAAAATGTGAATTTAGAAAGGTTAGCGAATGGGATACCTTTGCCAATTAAATTTGAGAGTAGAAGAAAAAGAATACAAAGATTTCTCTCATTACCAAATCTCACAATTGAAAAAATTTGGTTTCCCATCATTACGGAATGGTTATCAATATACTTCACTAACGAAAAAATAATTTATGTAGCAATTGATAGAACTAATTGGAGCCGAATAAATCTATTTATGGTGAGTGTCATTTGGGATAAAAGAGCATTTCCAATCTATTTTAAATTATTGCCAAAATTAGGGAGTAGCAACATAGATGAGCAACAAAAAATATTGTCTCAAGTCATGCCACTTTTTCAAAACTATAAAATATGTGTATTAGGTGATAGAGAATTTTGTTCTGTAAAACTGGCCAAGTACCTTAAATCATTGGGTATATACTTTTGCTTGCGATTAAAAAAGAACGAATTTGTAGAATTTGAAAAAGATATTTTTCAGGAATTAAACAGTCTGGGATTAGAACCAGGAGTATCATTCTTTATTCAAGGTGTAAAGGTAACAAAGACTCGCGGTTTTATGAGCTTTAACGTTGCTTGTAAATGGAAACGTAAAATCAACGGAGTAGCACCGAAAGAGGGATGGTTTATTTTAACGAATTTTGAGGCGTTAGAATTGGCTATTTCTGCCTATAAAAAGAGATTTGATATTGAGGAAATGTTTAGAGATTTCAAGAAGGGAGGCTATAATTTGGAGGATACTAATGTAACTGGTGAACGCTTTATTTCTCTAGTTTTATTGATAGCAATTGCTTACTCTTCTGCAACAATTCAGGGTCAAAAAATCAAACGGAAAGGAATCTGAAGGGGGGACAAAATAAGCTACAAGACAGACTCTATAAGCCTCATAGCTTTTAGACCTTGTTGATAATACTTACGTTTATTGCGATTTAATTTCATTAATTCCGTGACTAAATCCATACAAACATCCTTGAAATTGACCCAAGTTTGACCATATAGGCCGATATAAAAACTACTATGTCTCCGTTCCGTTCGACCATGTTCTTTGATCCGAGCAATATATTTTTGTATTCCTTTCCGTTTGATTTTTTGACCCTGAATTGTTGCAGAAGAGTAAGCAATTGCTATCAATAAAACTAGAGAAATAAAGCGTTCACCAGTTACATTAGTATCCTCCAAATTATAGCCTCCCTTCTTGAAATCTCTAAACATTTCCTCAATATCAAATCTCTTTTTATAGGCAGAAATAGCCAATTCTAACGCCTCAAAATTCGTTAAAATAAACCATCCCTCTTTCGGTGCTACTCCGTTGATTTTACGTTTCCATTTACAAGCAACGTTAAAGCTCATAAAACCGCGAGTCTTTGTTACCTTTACACCTTGAATAAAGAATGATACTCCTGGTTCTAATCCCAGACTGTTTAATTCCTGAAAAATATCTTTTTCAAATTCTACAAATTCGTTCTTTTTTAATCGCAAGCAAAAGTATATACCCAATGATTTAAGGTACTTGGCCAGTTTTACAGAACAAAATTCTCTATCACCTAATACACATATTTTATAGTTTTGAAAAAGTGGCATGACTTGAGACAATATTTTTTGTTGCTCATCTATGTTGCTACTCCCTAATTTTGGCAATAATTTAAAATAGATTGGAAATGCTCTTTTATCCCAAATGACACTCACCATAAATAGATTTATTCGGCTCCAATTAGTTCTATCAATTGCTACATAAATTATTTTTTCGTTAGTGAAGTATATTGATAACCATTCCGTAATGATGGGAAACCAAATTTTTTCAATTGTGAGATTTGGTAATGAGAGAAATCTTTGTATTCTTTTTCTTCTACTCTCAAATTTAATTGGCAAAGGTATCCCATTCGCTAACCTTTCTAAATTCACATTTTTAATTGACTGTAGGATGTTCACCAAAATTTGGATAAACAGGTATTCTGATAGACTCAATTGACTTTTTAAGTGCTTTTGATAAAATGAAGGTATCATTTTCATTAGATAGGTCTTATTGACAATAATTGACCTATCTTTTTTTACCATAAATCGTTATATTCTTTGCACAGTCTTGTTTTCAGCTTGGTTTGTCGCCCCGTCAGAATAATCAGATAATTTTTCACCTCTATCTCTGGCGCTAGTTCCACGGGAAAGAACTTCGACAATTATCCGAGGATATTGAATAAATTTGTGAGCTTTGAGGTCTTGAGGATCACAACTGACAATCAAATCAGGATAGTAGTAAGGACTGTTGGGAGTGACTTGCACCTTCACATCTGAAACCTTGACTCGACAACCTCTGGAGCGTAGATGAGGGCGTAAAGCAGTATAAAGGTTAAGAGCAATATCATTGTGAGGAATTGTCCCGCCTGTCATGGCAAAAATTTTGCCGTTGACATATTCATAGCGAATATCTTGTTGGGGTTCCCATGCCATATATTCCTGGACGGTCATTTTTGGATTTTTTTGAGGAATAGCTATCATTATCTTTGAACCCTGTGATGGTTTCAGACTTGCTTCAATTTAGGCAAATAATGAAATCTGGAAAAGCTGCTGAAAACATTGTAGTTAATATGGTGAATTGGTTAGCACAGGATAAAAAATATGTTGGGCTTAATTATATTTTTAGTGGTTGTCTTGGGCTGGATATTCTGCATGAAGAATGGTGCTTCATCTGCTAGCAAAAATTCCCGTAATCGTGGTCAAAGAAATTTTCGTCACAGCAACAGTGATTACACTAGCTCAGATATACACTATTCTGGCAGCTATGACTCAGCTAGCAGCAGTTGTGACAGTAGTGGATATGGCAGCAGTAATTGCGATAGTGGTGGTTCTGACGGCGGTGGCAGTTGTGACAGTGGAGGAGATTAAATTCCAGAAGGCATCCGCACACTACCCGCCTGACAATCTCGCAACCAAGTTTTAACTGCTTGAGCAATCACACCCTTACTACTGTCCCTGGGGGGCGATATTACTTGTTGTTGTTGAGGATAAGCTCCAATTTGGGTAAACATCATTACCAAACGCCACCCAGTGTTACTTTTTGTCAATAACAGCCAGTGAAATTGCTGTGATTCAACGATTTTACCAGCTATATACTGCCGTTCTAAAGTAGTAAAGAAAACTTGCTCTACTCCTGTTGCTGTACTTTTCTGCCCATCCGCGTTATGTACCCCAGTGTTAATGGGTAGGGGCTGAAACTCTGGTTTTCCTGCCACCAGCAGATAACTGTAAATATCACTGCTTCTACTACGACGGCGGGCGCGTTGAGTAACCCGGTTAGCATAACTGGGTAAATCTTGCAATAGCTGAGTAGTTAATTTTTCTAAACTTTGTTCAGAACAAGTAGAACTCAGCCCATCTTTAACGGCGTTTCTCTGATTTAGTAAAACAGGTGTGCTGGCAAATACGGAGTTATTAACGCCATTTACTGCTACAAGCCAGAAGCCGAAAGCGACAAGCCACAAACCATAATTTTTGCTTTTGACTTTTGCTTTCATCCCACTGTCCTTAACTCCTCAATAATCTTATTCCAGGCTAACTCAGGTTCAGCCGCCGCAGTGATCGGACGACCAATTACAAGATAATCTGCACCAGCTTTGATGGCTTGGGCTGGGGTAAGCGATCGCTTTTGATCTCCCTTATCTGCCCAACTTGGGCGGACACCGGGACAAACCAGCAAAAAGTCATTTCCACAAGTTTGGCGTAACTGTGCAACCTCCTGGGGTGAGCAAACAGCCCCATTTACCCCGCATTCCTGCGCCATCATTGCCATTTCTAAAGCATATTCTGGTAATTCTAGGGGAATTTTTAAATCAAAAGCCAGTTGGCGGGAAGAAATACTCGTCAGCAGGGTAATGGCAATTAATTGCGGTGGTTTGACACCCGCTTGCATTGCCCCTATCTGTACCGCCTCAGTTGCCGCTTTCAGGGCATCTCTACCAGCAGTGGCGTGTATCGTGAGTAAATCGACTCCGTAACTCGCAGCACTACGACAAGCCCCCGCTACAGTATTGGGGATATCGTGAAACTTCAAATCTAAAAATATCCGTTTTTTCCGGGATTTTAAAACTTCCAGGATTGTGGGGCCAGAACTAGTAAATAATTCTAAACCCACTTTCCAGAAATTTACTTGCGGCAATTGATCCACAAGCGCGATCGCACTTTCTAAATCCGGCACATCTAAAGGCACAATTATGTGGTGATTATTCATTAGTTCTTCACAATTCGGACAAACTTATTTTTACCAACTTGCAGCACTCGTCCGTGTAATTCACTAGGCTGCTCAAAACTGGTATCAACATCAGTCATGCGATCGCCATCGAGACGCACCCCACCTTCTTGAATTTTCCGTTTACCTTCTCCAGTACTTTTGCACAAACCAGTGATATTGAGAAGATAGGCTAACTTCACAGGAAACTCTGACACCCCAGCCAGAGAAAATTCTGGAACTGCACCTTCCTTTCCGCCGCTTTTGGCTGCTTCCTTAGCCTCATTAGCTGCCATGTCACCGTTGTATTGTTTCACAACTTCCCATGCTAAAAGCATTTGGCGATCGCGGGGATTTGCAGGCAATTTTTCCAAAGCTAAATCCGTCAACAGTTCAAAATACTGAGGCAGCAAATTATCAGGAACACCTTGTAACTTCTGATACTTTTGGGCAGGATGTTCTGACAACCCCACATAATTACTCAGGGATTTAGACATTTTTTGTACACCATCCGTACCAATTAAAATCGGGAGCAGCAATCCAAATTGGGGCTTTTGTCCAAAATGGCGTTGTAAATCTCGCCCCACCGCAATGTTAAACTTCTGATCAGTTCCCCCTAATTCCACATCTGCCTCAACAGCCACAGAATCAAAACCCTGCATCAATGGATATAGGAACTCATGGATGAAAATAGGATTCTCTTTTTTATAACGTTCAGCAAATCCCTCTTTAGCCAACATCTGCCCCACCGTCATAGTAGAGAGTAACTCCAGAATCTTCCCTAAATCAAGCTGGGAAAGCCATTGGGAGTTATAACGTACCTCTAACCTACCTGGTGTGTCAAAATCTAAAATAGGGCGTACCTGCTCCAGATAAGTTTGAGCATTTTGAGCCACATCTGCCTCTGTTAGCTGACGGCGTACCTCAGATTTACCTGTAGGATCGCCAATACGTGCCGTAAAATCACCAATTATGAGAACTGCTGTATGACCAGCATCTTGAAACGCGCGCAGTTTGCGTACTGGTATGCTATGACCAAGATGAATATCAGATCCTGTCGGGTCAATTCCCAGTTTGATCCTTAAAGGTCGGTTCGTAGTTACCAAGCGCTTCTCTAAACTTTCACTTTCATTATCAGCATCAGTTGGTTGGGGAAAAATTTCTACTATTCCACGATGTAACCAAGAAAAATTTTGCGTCATACTAAGATATTCGCTATTAACTACGCTTTTTAATCTATAAGTTGGGTTGGTTCTATTCACTGGCAATTTGTCCGTACTTTAATCTACCAAATTAATATAATTGCCAAAAATTAACCGCCTGACTTCATTGAATGAATTACAGTTATATTTACCAGTGAGGAAGTGAGAACGCCGTGTCGTCTTCTAGGACTTTTACAAATAAGCAACAACAACGTCAGGCTTCATCGGGTTTTGAGTTTTTGAAAGGAGTAGGCCAAATAACTGGCGGTACTCTACTGTCAATCACAATGCTGGTAAGCTCTATTGTAGCTGGAGGGTTGGTTGGTCTGGCTATTAGTTTCCGTAACTTGCCAGATGTCAGACAGCTGCGTAACTTTGTGCCGTCAGAAACAACTTACATTTATGACATTAATGGCAAACTATTAACCAGTCTTCACGGTGAAGCCAACCGAGAAGTCATGTCCCTAGATAGAATTTCCCCCAATCTGAAACGGGCAGTACTAGCCAGCGAAGATAGTCATTTTTACGACCATCACGGTATCAATCCCAGTGGTGTCGGACGAGCTTTGATAGTTAACTTAGCCGCTGGTAGTGTCCGAGAGGGAGGCTCTACCGTCACCATGCAGCTGGTGAAAAATTTGTTTTTATCCCAAAAACGTGCCTTTACTCGGAAGTTAGCTGAAGGAGTACTGGCAATTAGGTTAGAGCAAATTCTCAGCAAAGACCAAATTTTAGAAATGTACCTCAATCAAGTGTATTGGGGTCACAATAACTATGGTGTACAAACAGCAGCACGCAGCTATTTTGACAAGTCAGCAGAAATCTTAACCTTGGCTGAGTCAGCAATGATGGCGGGTTTAATCCAAGCCCCCGAAGAATTCAGTCCCTTTGCGAATATGGAATTAGCAAAACGCAAACAGAGGGAAGTTTTAGGGCGGATGCTGGAATTGAACTGGATTAGCCAGCAAGAACATGATGATGCTCTCCAGCAAGAACTAAAATTTGGTAGAATCCGCTCATTCCAAGGTAGTGCCTTACCTTATGTAACTAATACTGTGTCTCAAGAATTAGTGCAAAAATTTGGGCGTGAGGCGCTGATTAAAGGTGGAATGCGTGTGCAAACCACTATTGATGCTGACTTCCAAACGATGGCGGAAACAACTGTCAGCAAGTGGAGTACAAGATTGAGCCGTCAGGGATTGCGTGGTAATGAAATTGCACTAGTAGCCATCGACCCCCGCACACATTTTATTAAGGCACTGGTAGGTGGTGTCAATTCTAGAGCTAGCGAATTCAACCGTGCCACCCAAGCCCAGCGTCAACCAGGTTCGGCTTTTAAACCATTAGTATATTATGCTGCTTTTGCTACTGGTAAGTATACACCAGACAGCATAGTACAAGATTCACCAGTCCGTTATCGAGATGGTAGCGGTTGGTACAGTCCGAGGAATTACGACGGTGGCTTTCAAGGATCAATCAGCGTACGGTCAGCGCTAGCCCAGTCTCGCAATATTCCGGTAATCAGGGTGGGTATGGCGATAGGCATGAATAAAGTCGTAGAAACCTCCCGTACCTTGGGAATCATGAGTCCAATGGCACCTGTGACCTCTTTGCCACTAGGAGCTATAGGCATTACACCTCTGGAACTAGCTAGTGCTTACGCTACTTTTGCCAATTATGGCTGGCAATCGCCAGCAACAGTTATGGCGC comes from the Nodularia sp. NIES-3585 genome and includes:
- a CDS encoding IS4 family transposase, whose protein sequence is MIPSFYQKHLKSQLSLSEYLFIQILVNILQSIKNVNLERLANGIPLPIKFESRRKRIQRFLSLPNLTIEKIWFPIITEWLSIYFTNEKIIYVAIDRTNWSRINLFMVSVIWDKRAFPIYFKLLPKLGSSNIDEQQKILSQVMPLFQNYKICVLGDREFCSVKLAKYLKSLGIYFCLRLKKNEFVEFEKDIFQELNSLGLEPGVSFFIQGVKVTKTRGFMSFNVACKWKRKINGVAPKEGWFILTNFEALELAISAYKKRFDIEEMFRDFKKGGYNLEDTNVTGERFISLVLLIAIAYSSATIQGQKIKRKGIQKYIARIKEHGRTERRHSSFYIGLYGQTWVNFKDVCMDLVTELMKLNRNKRKYYQQGLKAMRLIESVL
- the pyrF gene encoding orotidine-5'-phosphate decarboxylase, giving the protein MNNHHIIVPLDVPDLESAIALVDQLPQVNFWKVGLELFTSSGPTILEVLKSRKKRIFLDLKFHDIPNTVAGACRSAASYGVDLLTIHATAGRDALKAATEAVQIGAMQAGVKPPQLIAITLLTSISSRQLAFDLKIPLELPEYALEMAMMAQECGVNGAVCSPQEVAQLRQTCGNDFLLVCPGVRPSWADKGDQKRSLTPAQAIKAGADYLVIGRPITAAAEPELAWNKIIEELRTVG
- the tyrS gene encoding tyrosine--tRNA ligase, which translates into the protein MTQNFSWLHRGIVEIFPQPTDADNESESLEKRLVTTNRPLRIKLGIDPTGSDIHLGHSIPVRKLRAFQDAGHTAVLIIGDFTARIGDPTGKSEVRRQLTEADVAQNAQTYLEQVRPILDFDTPGRLEVRYNSQWLSQLDLGKILELLSTMTVGQMLAKEGFAERYKKENPIFIHEFLYPLMQGFDSVAVEADVELGGTDQKFNIAVGRDLQRHFGQKPQFGLLLPILIGTDGVQKMSKSLSNYVGLSEHPAQKYQKLQGVPDNLLPQYFELLTDLALEKLPANPRDRQMLLAWEVVKQYNGDMAANEAKEAAKSGGKEGAVPEFSLAGVSEFPVKLAYLLNITGLCKSTGEGKRKIQEGGVRLDGDRMTDVDTSFEQPSELHGRVLQVGKNKFVRIVKN
- a CDS encoding transglycosylase domain-containing protein codes for the protein MLVSSIVAGGLVGLAISFRNLPDVRQLRNFVPSETTYIYDINGKLLTSLHGEANREVMSLDRISPNLKRAVLASEDSHFYDHHGINPSGVGRALIVNLAAGSVREGGSTVTMQLVKNLFLSQKRAFTRKLAEGVLAIRLEQILSKDQILEMYLNQVYWGHNNYGVQTAARSYFDKSAEILTLAESAMMAGLIQAPEEFSPFANMELAKRKQREVLGRMLELNWISQQEHDDALQQELKFGRIRSFQGSALPYVTNTVSQELVQKFGREALIKGGMRVQTTIDADFQTMAETTVSKWSTRLSRQGLRGNEIALVAIDPRTHFIKALVGGVNSRASEFNRATQAQRQPGSAFKPLVYYAAFATGKYTPDSIVQDSPVRYRDGSGWYSPRNYDGGFQGSISVRSALAQSRNIPVIRVGMAIGMNKVVETSRTLGIMSPMAPVTSLPLGAIGITPLELASAYATFANYGWQSPATVMARVTDSSGNILLDNTPKPQLVLDQWASAATIDVMRSVVTSGTGRGADIGRPSAGKTGTTSSERDIWYVGTVPQLTTAVWVGRDDNRPLSRGATGGGMVAPIWKDFMQQALKGVPSENFKPPSQFQRPKP